Genomic segment of Candidatus Krumholzibacteriia bacterium:
CGTGCCGCACTCGTGGTACGAGTACACCGACGGCGACGCCGCCGGCAAACACCCGTGGGTGGGCGAGACCAGGCTCAACTACACCGGTCCCATGCCGCCCTACGAGCAGCTCAACGTGGACGGTAAGTACAGCTGGCTCAAGACCCCGCGCTGGAAGAACCACCCCATGGAGGTGGGCCCGCTGGCCCGCCTGCTGGTGGGGTATGCCAGCGGCAGCAAGGAGATCCAGGACGTGGTCAACGAGGCGCTCGCCGCACTCAACGTCCCGGTGGGCGCGCTGTTCTCCACCCTGGGACGCACCGCCGCGCGCGGCCTGGAGACGCGTCTGATTGCGCGCTGGGCGCTCGAGTTCTACGGCCAGCTGCTCACCAACCTCAAGAATGGCGATACGCGCACGCACAACGGCGAGATGTGGGATCCCGCCACCTGGCCCGCGGAGGCAAAGGGTGTGGGCATGTCGGAGGCGCCGCGCGGCGCGCTGGCGCACTGGATCGTGATCAAGGACCGCAAGATCGACAACTACCAGCTGGTGGTGCCGAGCACCTGGAACGCATCGCCGCGCGATGCCCAGGGGCAGCGTTCCGCGTACGAGGAGTCGCTGGTGGGGACACCGGTGGCCGATCCCGAGAAACCGGTTGAGATCCTGCGCACCGTCCACTCGTTCGACCCGTGCATCGCCTGTGCGGTGCACGTGTACGACGAACACGGGCAGACGGTGAGCCAGGTCGTGGTCGAATAGGGGGATAGCATGCAAACGAGCACATTGCGGCGCGCGTACGTCTGGCAGTTTGCGGTACGCATGTTCCACTGGATCAACGCCCTCTGCATCGTGGTCCTCGCCCTCACCGGCTACCTGATCGGGCGCCCCCTCGCGTTTTCCAACGCGTCGGAGGCGTCGTTCAGCTACTGGTTCGGCACGGTGCGCTTCATCCACTTCACCGCGGCGTACATCCTGATCTTCAACTTCCTGTTCCGCATCTACTGGGGCTTCGTGGGCAACGAGTACGCCAACTGGCGCAACTTCATCCCGCTCAGGCGCAGCCAGTGGGTCGAGATCGGAAAGGTTCTCAAGGTGGACATCCTGCTGGGCAAGATGGAGGAACCGCTGCCGTCGACGGGACACAACGCGCTGGCCGGGGTGGTGTACTTTCTCTCCTTCCTGGTCTTCCTGGCCCAGGTGATGACGGGGCTCGCGCTCTATTCGGCCATGAGCGATTGGCCGCTGGCCAACATGTTCGCCTGGGTGGTGCCGCTCTTTGGAGGAGACTTCGGCGTGCGGCAGTGGCACCACATGCTCATGTGGTTCTTCCCCATCTTCATCCTCGTGCACGTCTACCTGGTGGCGTACCATGACTACGTGGAAGGCCGCGGCGTGATGTCATCGATGGTGGGGGGCTGGAAGTTCATCGACCGGCCGTCACCGGGCGCGCGTTCCAGAAGGTGAGCGCGCCCTGATCGTTCTCGGCATCGGTAACGTCCTGCTGGGCGACGAGGGCGTGGGCATCCACGCCATCCGCGCGCTCGAAGAGGCAGACCTCCCCGCCGATGTGCCGCTGGTGGACGGCGGCACCGGCGGGTTTCATCTCCTTGCATTATTCCATGAACATGATGCGATGATCCTGATTGACGCCACCCTGGACGGTGCCGAGCCCGGCACCGTGCGCGTTCTCCACCCCCGCTTCGCCAGCGACTTCCCCCGATCGCTCAGCGCGCATGACATCGGCCTGCGCGACCTGGTGGAGGCGGCGGTGCTCACGCGCCCGTTGCCGCGCATCGACCTGATCACGGTGTCGATCCCCCGCATCAACCCCATGACACTCGAACTCACGCCCGCGGTGGCCGCTGCCATCCCCGAGGTGGTGGCGAAGGTTCGATTGTTGCTGGAAGAGAGACCGGCAGGCTGAAACACGCGGTCGCGCGCAATCCCTAGCAGATGCGCGGCAGCTGTTCCCCGGAGAGCATGTCGACCACGCGCTTCGCGCCGATGCGGGTGCGCAGCACCACGCGGCCCCGCGGCGTATCGCACACTTCGCCGATGATCGCCGCGCCCGCACCCAGCGGGTGCCCCCGCCACACATCCAGCACCGCCTCGGCGTGGGAACGCGCCACGATGGCAATGCACTTGCCCTCGTTGGCCACGTAGAGCGGGTCGAATCCCAGGATCTCGCACGCGCCCTTGACCGCCTCGTTCACCGGGATCGCGGTCTCGTGGAGTTCGATCCCCACCTGCGCGAGGGCGGCGATCTCGTTGAGCGCGCTCGCCACACCACCGCGCGTGGGATCGCGCAGCACGTGCACGTGGCTCCCCGCCACTTTCAATGCCGCGTCCACCAGGCCGTTGAGCGGGGCGGAGTCGCTCACGATCTCCGTCTCGAACTGCAGTCCCTGGCGCACGGACAGGATGGCGATGCCGTGCACGGCGATCTCGCCGCTCACCAGCACCACGTCACCCGCGCGTGCGCGCGTGGGCGCGATCTCCACGCCTTCCGGAATCACGCCGATGCCCGACGTGTTGATGAACACGCCGTCCCCCTTGCCGCGATCCACCACCTTGGTGTCGCCGGTGACTACGGAAACGCCGGCCTCGGCCGCCGCGCGGCCCATCGACTGCGCGATGCGCTTGAGGTCGGCCATGGGGAGCCCTTCCTCGATGATGTAGGCCGCGGAGAGGTGCAGGGGGCGCGCGCCACACATGGCGAGGTCGTTCACGGTGCCGTGTACTGCCAGCGAGCCGATGTCGCCGCCGGGAAAGAAGATGGGGCTGATCACGAAGGAGTCGCTGGAAAACGCGATGCGACCGGGCGGCAGCGTCAGCACCGCGCCATCGTGCAGCGCTTCGAGCGCAGGGTTGCGCAGTGCCGGCACGAACACGCTTTCAATCAGCTTCTGGCTGAAGCGGCCGCCGCCCCCGTGGGC
This window contains:
- the cybH gene encoding Ni/Fe-hydrogenase, b-type cytochrome subunit, whose protein sequence is MQTSTLRRAYVWQFAVRMFHWINALCIVVLALTGYLIGRPLAFSNASEASFSYWFGTVRFIHFTAAYILIFNFLFRIYWGFVGNEYANWRNFIPLRRSQWVEIGKVLKVDILLGKMEEPLPSTGHNALAGVVYFLSFLVFLAQVMTGLALYSAMSDWPLANMFAWVVPLFGGDFGVRQWHHMLMWFFPIFILVHVYLVAYHDYVEGRGVMSSMVGGWKFIDRPSPGARSRR
- the hypE gene encoding hydrogenase expression/formation protein HypE → MSTEKRPDPAQWSCPVPGESPETVQLAHGGGGRFSQKLIESVFVPALRNPALEALHDGAVLTLPPGRIAFSSDSFVISPIFFPGGDIGSLAVHGTVNDLAMCGARPLHLSAAYIIEEGLPMADLKRIAQSMGRAAAEAGVSVVTGDTKVVDRGKGDGVFINTSGIGVIPEGVEIAPTRARAGDVVLVSGEIAVHGIAILSVRQGLQFETEIVSDSAPLNGLVDAALKVAGSHVHVLRDPTRGGVASALNEIAALAQVGIELHETAIPVNEAVKGACEILGFDPLYVANEGKCIAIVARSHAEAVLDVWRGHPLGAGAAIIGEVCDTPRGRVVLRTRIGAKRVVDMLSGEQLPRIC
- a CDS encoding hydrogenase maturation protease, whose translation is MGIHAIRALEEADLPADVPLVDGGTGGFHLLALFHEHDAMILIDATLDGAEPGTVRVLHPRFASDFPRSLSAHDIGLRDLVEAAVLTRPLPRIDLITVSIPRINPMTLELTPAVAAAIPEVVAKVRLLLEERPAG